One genomic segment of Bifidobacterium breve DSM 20213 = JCM 1192 includes these proteins:
- a CDS encoding PBECR4 domain-containing protein, which produces MNVTEAKRRMLGEARKAARLYANLVGTITRIACDDGMTLDIQWKASNFAHLCGLEYYADDNRTRRLPARRLYTDLLSGHGISVKRVAPTGDARWLARKTDVIASAFALNDASMVVESGNSRIRLYMGNTVWCIGLGRSGEDGPYYPQSLRKGNAAKEKMPGTQIHHVVSIKYLNTAQFHPSIQD; this is translated from the coding sequence GTGAACGTGACCGAGGCGAAGCGGCGGATGCTTGGCGAGGCCCGAAAGGCAGCCCGACTATACGCCAATCTCGTCGGAACGATCACGAGAATCGCGTGCGACGACGGGATGACGCTGGACATCCAATGGAAGGCCTCGAACTTCGCCCACCTATGCGGCCTGGAATACTACGCCGACGACAACCGCACCCGCAGACTTCCCGCCCGACGCCTGTACACCGACCTCCTGTCCGGCCATGGGATCTCGGTGAAAAGGGTCGCGCCCACCGGAGACGCGCGATGGCTCGCGAGGAAGACCGACGTGATAGCCAGCGCATTCGCACTGAACGACGCATCCATGGTGGTCGAATCAGGCAACAGCCGGATACGCCTCTACATGGGAAACACAGTCTGGTGCATCGGCCTCGGAAGAAGCGGAGAGGACGGCCCCTACTATCCGCAATCCCTACGCAAGGGGAACGCGGCCAAGGAAAAAATGCCAGGAACCCAGATCCACCATGTAGTCTCGATCAAATACCTGAACACGGCACAGTTCCACCCATCGATCCAAGACTGA
- a CDS encoding N-acetylmuramoyl-L-alanine amidase produces MKSWENLEADEDLILSTHMTKGRQGCKVDKIVLHHNCGNLTGRDCYNTWQTREASAHYQVAADGRVTQLVWDTDTAWHSGDWDANLTSIGVEHADISSSPWMISEATLDNGAHLVAALCKHFGLGRPQWGVNVFPHSHFSATACPASIAGSQNAAYMAKAQAWYDRMTGATAPTPTVQPTQPATASSAANVLQGTYRVNVGGLNVRDRPSVSGNVVATYSNGQTVNLDHWGTVADGYIWGRYTAYSGAIRYIALAPADKSTWYLVKA; encoded by the coding sequence ATGAAATCATGGGAGAATCTGGAAGCGGACGAGGATCTCATCCTCTCCACGCACATGACCAAGGGCCGTCAGGGATGCAAGGTCGACAAGATCGTTCTGCATCATAATTGCGGCAACCTGACCGGCAGGGACTGCTACAACACGTGGCAGACCCGCGAGGCCAGCGCGCACTATCAGGTGGCGGCGGACGGCAGGGTTACGCAGCTCGTCTGGGATACGGATACCGCATGGCATTCGGGTGATTGGGACGCTAACCTCACGTCCATCGGCGTGGAGCATGCGGACATCTCGTCCAGTCCGTGGATGATCTCCGAAGCGACCTTGGACAACGGCGCGCATCTGGTGGCCGCGCTCTGCAAGCATTTCGGCCTCGGACGCCCTCAGTGGGGCGTCAACGTTTTCCCGCACAGCCATTTCTCCGCGACAGCCTGCCCCGCATCCATCGCAGGAAGCCAGAACGCGGCCTACATGGCCAAGGCGCAGGCATGGTATGACAGGATGACCGGCGCGACTGCGCCGACGCCGACCGTCCAGCCGACGCAGCCCGCCACGGCATCGTCCGCCGCAAACGTGCTGCAGGGCACGTACCGTGTGAACGTGGGCGGGCTCAACGTGCGCGACCGTCCGAGCGTTTCCGGCAATGTGGTCGCCACCTATTCCAACGGCCAGACCGTCAATCTGGATCATTGGGGCACGGTCGCGGACGGCTACATCTGGGGCCGCTACACGGCGTATTCCGGCGCCATCCGGTACATCGCGCTGGCCCCGGCGGACAAGTCAACCTGGTATCTCGTCAAAGCCTGA
- a CDS encoding histidine kinase, translating into MTSSMLALTSVAAVFVVLLLAVAWLLWRGHDVPVWLVCVVTLLLGAFTIVCVILLMLPLLRLLEMAVVMWTLVFA; encoded by the coding sequence ATGACGTCTAGCATGCTCGCTTTGACGTCCGTGGCCGCCGTGTTCGTCGTGCTGCTGCTTGCGGTGGCGTGGCTGCTGTGGCGCGGACATGACGTGCCGGTATGGCTCGTCTGTGTCGTGACGCTGCTTCTGGGCGCGTTCACAATCGTCTGCGTCATCCTGCTCATGCTGCCGCTCCTGCGACTGCTGGAGATGGCCGTCGTGATGTGGACGCTCGTCTTCGCGTAA